The Nocardioides panzhihuensis genome has a segment encoding these proteins:
- the menD gene encoding 2-succinyl-5-enolpyruvyl-6-hydroxy-3-cyclohexene-1-carboxylic-acid synthase: MATATEQARTVVTALLAARVTDIVIAPGSRNAPLSFAVFDAARAGLVRLHTRIDERSAGFFALGLTKVGSRAAVMCTSGTAVANLHPSVLEAAHAGVPLVVVTADRPVRLRETGANQVTDHVGIFGRLVETLDLAEAPAEADLAALDAARGPVHWNVQLDVPLTPPDRWEPPEVEVRPVPVRPELMIHESIPTGAGTPRTVVVAGDDAGPPSRILAQDGGWPLLAEPSSGARTGANALRSYRLLLESPLAERIERVVVYGHPTLSRPVTDLLARADVEVIAAPVDGVWPARPFRVDRTIRTRLHVEGEPDPEWLEEWQEADRAISRQVDRLLREQPEMTAYDVSACVARALPDGGLLMLGPSNPVRDLDVMMRPNRVGGRRKVLANRGLAGIDGIVSTAIGAAVGRRSSTRALALMGDVTFLHDSGGLLLGPDEVRPDLTIVVANDDGGSIFASLEQGADDYADSFERLFGTPHGTSLEALCAAHRIPHLAVTSVPELEAALASPNGGIEVVEAVVSRDGRRDLDLAIRGLARS; the protein is encoded by the coding sequence GTGGCCACGGCTACTGAGCAGGCCCGCACGGTCGTGACCGCGCTTCTCGCGGCGCGGGTCACCGACATCGTGATCGCCCCGGGATCACGCAACGCACCGTTGTCGTTCGCCGTCTTCGACGCGGCACGAGCGGGGCTGGTGCGCCTGCACACCCGGATCGACGAGCGGTCTGCCGGCTTCTTCGCGCTCGGCCTGACCAAGGTCGGCTCGCGCGCGGCGGTGATGTGCACCTCCGGCACCGCGGTCGCCAACCTGCACCCGTCGGTGCTCGAGGCGGCTCATGCGGGCGTGCCGCTGGTCGTCGTCACGGCCGACCGCCCGGTGCGGCTCCGTGAGACCGGCGCCAACCAGGTCACCGACCACGTCGGCATCTTCGGCCGGCTCGTGGAGACGCTCGACCTGGCCGAGGCACCGGCCGAGGCCGACCTCGCCGCGCTCGACGCCGCGCGCGGCCCCGTCCACTGGAACGTGCAGCTCGACGTCCCGCTGACCCCACCCGACCGGTGGGAGCCGCCGGAGGTCGAGGTGCGTCCGGTGCCGGTACGTCCGGAGCTGATGATCCACGAGTCGATCCCGACCGGCGCCGGCACGCCGCGCACGGTCGTCGTCGCCGGTGACGACGCCGGTCCACCGTCTCGCATCCTCGCCCAGGACGGTGGCTGGCCGCTGCTCGCCGAGCCGTCCTCGGGCGCCCGCACGGGCGCCAACGCCCTGCGCTCCTACCGGCTGCTGCTGGAGTCACCGCTCGCCGAGCGGATCGAGCGCGTCGTCGTCTACGGCCACCCGACCCTCTCCCGACCCGTCACCGACCTGCTCGCGCGTGCGGACGTCGAGGTCATCGCGGCTCCGGTCGACGGGGTCTGGCCCGCGCGCCCGTTCCGGGTCGACCGCACGATCCGCACCAGGCTTCACGTCGAGGGCGAGCCCGATCCGGAGTGGCTGGAGGAGTGGCAGGAGGCCGACCGCGCCATCAGTCGCCAGGTGGACAGACTGCTCCGCGAGCAGCCGGAGATGACGGCGTACGACGTCTCTGCCTGCGTCGCTCGCGCCCTCCCCGACGGTGGCCTGCTGATGCTGGGCCCCTCCAATCCCGTACGCGACCTGGACGTGATGATGCGCCCCAACCGCGTCGGCGGGCGACGGAAGGTGCTGGCCAACCGTGGCCTGGCCGGCATCGACGGCATCGTCTCGACCGCGATCGGCGCTGCTGTCGGGCGACGCTCCTCGACGCGTGCGCTCGCGCTGATGGGGGACGTCACCTTCCTGCACGACTCAGGGGGCCTCCTGCTGGGCCCCGACGAGGTTCGTCCCGACCTCACCATCGTGGTCGCCAACGACGACGGCGGCTCGATCTTCGCCTCGCTCGAGCAGGGCGCCGACGACTACGCGGACAGCTTCGAGCGGCTCTTCGGCACCCCGCACGGGACCTCGCTGGAAGCGCTCTGCGCCGCCCACCGCATCCCGCACCTCGCGGTCACCTCCGTGCCGGAGCTGGAGGCAGCCCTCGCTTCACCCAACGGCGGTATCGAGGTCGTCGAGGCCGTCGTCTCCCGGGACGGCCGTCGGGACCTCGACCTCGCGATCCGCGGCCTCGCTCGTTCCTGA
- a CDS encoding TIGR03086 family metal-binding protein, whose protein sequence is MSVADLSAREQHAYDAARFAEIVDSVRSAEDWTRPSPVAAWTALDVVSHLIEWSRGFIQGSAGVELAPLDVAADPAAAWKTHTADVQALFDDPAGRMASNPHMGDKPLDATLSEIYTPDIWMHSWDLSRALGRDFDLGSERAAGMLAGATAMEDAMRASGQFGPRFEVRTGAPPQEQLLGFIGRDPYWKG, encoded by the coding sequence ATGAGCGTCGCCGATCTGAGCGCGCGCGAGCAGCACGCGTACGACGCGGCCCGATTCGCCGAGATCGTCGACTCCGTCCGATCCGCCGAGGACTGGACCCGCCCCAGCCCGGTTGCGGCCTGGACCGCGCTGGACGTGGTCTCACACCTGATCGAGTGGTCGCGCGGCTTCATTCAGGGGTCGGCCGGCGTGGAGCTGGCACCGCTCGACGTCGCGGCCGACCCGGCCGCCGCCTGGAAGACCCACACCGCCGACGTACAGGCCCTCTTCGACGACCCCGCGGGCCGGATGGCCTCCAACCCGCACATGGGCGACAAGCCGCTCGACGCGACGCTCTCGGAGATCTACACCCCCGACATCTGGATGCACTCCTGGGACCTCTCCCGAGCCCTCGGCCGCGACTTCGACCTCGGCTCCGAGCGTGCCGCCGGAATGCTCGCCGGCGCGACCGCGATGGAGGACGCGATGCGCGCCTCCGGCCAGTTCGGCCCCAGGTTCGAGGTCCGCACCGGCGCCCCTCCCCAGGAGCAGCTCCTCGGCTTCATCGGCCGAGACCCCTACTGGAAGGGCTGA
- a CDS encoding SRPBCC family protein, translating to MTTTKHETTIEASKEAPTITIVREFDAPPELVFRAHAEKELYAKWVGPRDIGMNITQWDFRTGGSWAYSAERDGDEFTQFFGSFHEVRQNERIVQTFTWRGAPDGASLEYLTFEPLPGGRTRLTGLSVVESFETQAAIMSSGMDQGVTQGYEQLDDLLEEIS from the coding sequence ATGACCACCACGAAGCACGAGACCACGATCGAGGCCTCCAAGGAGGCACCGACGATCACCATCGTCCGCGAGTTCGACGCTCCTCCGGAGCTCGTCTTCCGGGCCCACGCCGAGAAGGAGCTGTACGCCAAGTGGGTCGGCCCGCGCGACATCGGCATGAACATCACCCAGTGGGACTTCCGCACCGGCGGCTCGTGGGCCTACTCGGCCGAGCGTGACGGTGACGAGTTCACCCAGTTCTTCGGCAGCTTCCACGAGGTGCGCCAGAACGAACGCATCGTGCAGACCTTCACCTGGCGTGGCGCGCCCGACGGCGCCTCTCTGGAGTACCTCACCTTCGAGCCGCTCCCCGGCGGCCGCACCCGCCTCACCGGCCTCAGCGTCGTCGAGTCCTTCGAGACCCAGGCCGCGATCATGTCCAGCGGCATGGACCAGGGCGTGACCCAGGGCTACGAGCAGCTCGACGACCTTCTCGAGGAGATCTCATGA
- a CDS encoding ArsR/SmtB family transcription factor, giving the protein MSEDRLSRVFAALADPTRRDLVARLSSADATVGELAEPYDVSLQAVSKHLKVLEEAGLVSRESRRAPVRLEAEVFDLMTKWIDRYQQQAEERYRRLDALLEEMQDSTPRRASRGPSREQDAS; this is encoded by the coding sequence ATGAGCGAGGACAGGCTGTCCCGAGTCTTTGCGGCACTGGCCGACCCGACCCGGCGCGACCTCGTCGCCCGGCTCTCGTCGGCCGACGCGACGGTCGGCGAGCTGGCGGAGCCCTACGACGTCAGCCTCCAGGCGGTCTCCAAGCACCTCAAGGTGCTCGAAGAGGCTGGCCTGGTCAGCCGTGAGTCGCGCCGCGCCCCGGTACGTCTGGAAGCGGAGGTGTTCGACCTCATGACGAAGTGGATCGACCGATACCAACAGCAGGCCGAGGAGCGCTACCGCCGCTTGGACGCACTGCTCGAGGAGATGCAGGACAGCACACCACGAAGAGCATCACGAGGACCATCAAGAGAACAGGACGCATCATGA
- a CDS encoding GH25 family lysozyme, protein MRVTAVAAGLLLAVSLSPTQSAVAAEKDDRHLTQKARSHGVTLKHGAYVGWSTPGSHAKGGSPSDTPITAQATVSGMDVSGHQGNVDWAYWWGQGKRFAYIKATEGTYYRNSTYFPQQYNGSYSQGFIRGAYHFANPSDSGGAAQADYFVNNGGGWSADGKTLPGVLDIEYNPYSGGTCYGLSQASMRSWISAFLSRYRARTGRDAVIYTTTDWWTTCTGNTSQFSAAHPLWIARYASTPGTLPAGWGYYTFWQYTSSPLDQNTFNGSLERLRALALG, encoded by the coding sequence ATGAGAGTGACCGCCGTAGCCGCCGGTCTCCTCCTTGCTGTCTCCCTCTCTCCGACCCAGTCCGCCGTCGCCGCCGAAAAAGACGACCGCCATCTCACCCAGAAGGCGAGGTCCCACGGCGTCACGTTGAAGCACGGGGCGTACGTCGGCTGGTCGACGCCCGGCTCGCACGCCAAGGGCGGTTCCCCCAGCGACACCCCGATCACCGCGCAGGCGACGGTGAGCGGCATGGACGTCTCTGGTCACCAGGGCAATGTCGACTGGGCCTACTGGTGGGGCCAGGGCAAACGGTTCGCCTACATCAAGGCGACCGAGGGCACCTACTACCGCAACAGCACCTACTTCCCGCAGCAGTACAACGGCTCCTACAGCCAGGGCTTCATCCGCGGCGCCTACCACTTCGCCAACCCGTCCGACTCCGGCGGCGCTGCCCAAGCCGACTACTTCGTCAACAACGGCGGCGGTTGGTCGGCCGACGGCAAGACCCTGCCCGGGGTGCTCGACATCGAGTACAACCCCTACAGCGGCGGCACCTGCTACGGCCTGTCGCAAGCCTCGATGCGCTCGTGGATCTCGGCCTTCCTGAGCCGCTACCGTGCCCGCACCGGCCGCGACGCGGTCATCTACACGACCACCGACTGGTGGACGACCTGCACCGGCAACACCTCGCAGTTCTCGGCTGCTCATCCTTTGTGGATCGCGCGCTATGCCTCTACGCCGGGGACTCTGCCGGCTGGGTGGGGGTACTACACCTTCTGGCAGTACACCTCTTCGCCGTTGGATCAGAACACCTTCAACGGTTCGCTGGAACGTCTTCGGGCGCTTGCGTTGGGGTGA
- a CDS encoding HNH endonuclease signature motif containing protein, with protein MNLEPEINHWGTNPADAIDAELAVLESSLDNMLTRDPAYWRTSQKKDRLKRLEIIQAKQAALKLRILAAAGDIAEETGAKDVSGWMLTELLVDKKIGRAEVKLAATLAKYELVAAGLAEGVVSQGKARVITKALEAVEADPAASADDLAYAEKLLVDYATRLTADDLKNIGKRILVEVDPERFEAAEAKALQREEEHAQRRTFFTSRANGDGTVDIHARVSYAVGMRLRTLLDSLAQPRKLSAEDRGRKAPYDRLLGQAFARIVETYDVDQLPRHGGHATTVFITMDVEDLRNDLGTAALGFDGDKITAAEARRMACNADLIPVVLGTGSEILDFGRSTRLAPPVQHRALRLRDKCCQAEDCDAPAAWTEAHHLKPWSAGGLTNLANMVLLCPSDHRRIHDPNYDYERLPDGRIRFSRRV; from the coding sequence ATGAATCTCGAACCCGAGATCAACCACTGGGGCACCAACCCCGCCGATGCGATCGACGCAGAGCTCGCTGTCCTCGAATCCTCCCTCGACAACATGCTCACTAGAGACCCCGCCTACTGGCGCACCAGCCAGAAGAAAGACCGGCTGAAGCGTCTGGAGATCATTCAGGCCAAGCAAGCCGCTTTGAAGCTGCGGATCCTCGCTGCTGCCGGTGACATCGCCGAAGAGACCGGCGCGAAGGACGTCTCGGGGTGGATGCTCACCGAGCTCCTCGTCGACAAGAAGATCGGCCGCGCCGAAGTGAAACTGGCCGCGACGCTCGCGAAGTACGAGCTCGTTGCGGCCGGCCTCGCTGAAGGTGTCGTGTCCCAAGGCAAAGCCCGGGTGATCACCAAGGCCCTCGAGGCGGTCGAAGCCGACCCGGCAGCCAGTGCTGATGACCTGGCCTACGCGGAGAAGCTGTTGGTCGACTACGCCACCCGGCTGACCGCTGACGACCTCAAGAACATCGGGAAGCGGATCCTGGTCGAGGTCGACCCCGAACGGTTCGAGGCCGCCGAGGCCAAAGCGTTGCAGCGGGAGGAAGAACACGCCCAACGGCGCACGTTCTTCACCTCCCGCGCCAACGGCGACGGGACCGTAGACATCCACGCCCGGGTCTCCTACGCGGTCGGGATGAGGCTGCGCACCCTCCTGGACTCCCTGGCCCAGCCGAGGAAGCTCTCTGCCGAGGACCGGGGCCGCAAAGCACCGTATGACCGGCTGCTGGGCCAGGCCTTCGCTCGGATCGTTGAGACCTACGACGTCGACCAGCTCCCCCGACATGGTGGCCACGCGACCACGGTGTTCATCACCATGGACGTCGAGGACCTCCGCAACGACCTCGGCACCGCCGCGTTGGGGTTCGACGGTGACAAGATCACCGCTGCCGAGGCCCGCCGGATGGCCTGCAACGCCGACCTTATCCCCGTCGTGCTCGGCACAGGTTCCGAGATCCTCGACTTCGGCCGCTCCACCCGCCTCGCGCCCCCGGTCCAACACCGAGCACTCCGGCTGCGAGACAAGTGTTGCCAAGCCGAAGACTGTGATGCACCAGCGGCCTGGACCGAAGCACACCACCTGAAACCGTGGTCGGCAGGCGGGCTCACGAATCTGGCGAACATGGTGTTGTTGTGTCCCAGCGATCATCGCCGCATCCATGACCCGAACTACGACTATGAGCGTCTTCCGGATGGACGGATCCGGTTCAGCCGTCGCGTTTGA
- a CDS encoding YciI family protein: MALIAVLYTYNDLPDVRAEHLDAHRAFLAGRPDLVLSGPTSDGSGLLLFEGVIATVETAVDGDPFLAAGLIKERRVFEWTPVLGSWKDQLGL; the protein is encoded by the coding sequence ATGGCCCTCATCGCAGTCCTCTACACCTACAACGACCTCCCCGACGTACGCGCCGAGCACCTCGACGCCCACCGGGCGTTCCTGGCCGGCCGCCCCGACTTGGTGCTCTCCGGCCCCACCTCCGACGGCTCCGGCCTGCTCCTCTTCGAGGGCGTGATCGCAACTGTCGAGACGGCTGTGGACGGCGACCCGTTCCTTGCGGCCGGGCTGATCAAGGAGCGCCGGGTCTTCGAATGGACGCCGGTCCTTGGGTCCTGGAAGGACCAGTTGGGGCTCTAG
- a CDS encoding MBL fold metallo-hydrolase, protein MRITKFGHACVRIEHDGAVVVVDPGVFSQPEALDGATAVLITHEHPDHYNPALLEGNDAPVYTIGAVAAQILKSAPAVHERTTVVKPGESFDVGLPVTAVNEKHAVIHADLPHFDNSGYLIQAGDTKIFHPGDALDGPGETVDVLFLPVSAPWARSAELIDFAREVGASRTVAIHDRVYSEFGSGVFDTQAANLIPAERGYVRLADGADL, encoded by the coding sequence ATGAGGATCACGAAGTTCGGCCATGCCTGTGTCCGGATCGAGCACGACGGGGCGGTGGTGGTCGTCGACCCCGGTGTGTTCTCCCAGCCCGAGGCGCTGGACGGCGCGACAGCGGTGTTGATCACCCACGAGCATCCGGACCACTACAACCCGGCCCTCTTGGAGGGCAACGACGCACCGGTCTACACCATCGGCGCGGTCGCGGCGCAGATCCTGAAGAGCGCTCCCGCGGTCCACGAGCGGACCACGGTGGTGAAGCCGGGCGAGTCGTTCGACGTCGGCCTCCCGGTCACAGCGGTCAACGAGAAGCACGCGGTGATCCACGCCGACCTGCCCCACTTCGACAACTCGGGCTACCTGATCCAGGCCGGGGACACGAAGATCTTCCACCCGGGCGACGCACTCGACGGCCCCGGTGAGACCGTCGACGTACTCTTCCTGCCCGTCTCAGCCCCGTGGGCCCGCTCCGCCGAGCTGATCGACTTCGCCCGCGAGGTCGGCGCCTCCCGCACGGTCGCGATCCACGACCGGGTCTACTCCGAGTTCGGCTCCGGCGTCTTCGACACCCAGGCCGCCAACCTGATCCCTGCCGAACGCGGCTACGTACGTCTCGCGGACGGAGCTGACCTCTGA
- a CDS encoding isochorismate synthase has translation MSESEQQSLVATTVALDAGSETLEDLLALLPARRRVLSWVRHGEGLVGWGTAAEIRTSGPERFAHAAKWFEELAAVSTVSDAVGEPGTGLVGFGSFAFADLPGFSVLKIPSVIVGKRGDVAWVTTVGPAAAPPPPLAPTPSPEAPRDVVFADAYVDGEHWMRIVADAVSRLQDGDLDKVVLARDLLAAASAPIDIRAVLRRLAAAYPTCWTFHVDDLFGATPELLVRRERGLVTSRVLAGTIWPTGEEAHSKGSSDHALAASLAESSKNLEEHEYAARSVADALEPHCSSMNVPEAPFVLKLPNVMHLATDITGVASDGVSSLDLAAALHPSAAVGGTPREDAVALIAEIESMERARYAGPVGWMDATGDGEWGIALRSAELIDDRTARLFAGCGIVASSDPETELAETQAKFVPIRDALS, from the coding sequence GTGAGTGAGTCGGAGCAGCAGTCCCTGGTAGCCACGACCGTGGCCCTCGACGCCGGGTCGGAGACGCTCGAAGACCTGCTCGCGCTGCTTCCTGCGCGCCGGCGCGTACTGTCCTGGGTCCGCCACGGCGAGGGCCTGGTCGGCTGGGGCACCGCCGCCGAGATCCGTACGTCCGGACCGGAGCGGTTCGCGCACGCCGCCAAGTGGTTCGAGGAGCTCGCCGCCGTCTCCACGGTGTCGGACGCCGTGGGCGAGCCCGGCACCGGCCTCGTCGGGTTCGGCTCCTTCGCCTTCGCGGACCTGCCGGGCTTCTCCGTCCTCAAGATCCCTTCGGTCATCGTCGGCAAGCGTGGTGACGTCGCCTGGGTGACCACCGTCGGCCCGGCTGCCGCGCCGCCTCCTCCGCTGGCTCCGACGCCCTCGCCGGAAGCCCCGCGCGACGTCGTCTTCGCCGACGCGTACGTCGACGGCGAGCACTGGATGCGGATCGTCGCCGACGCCGTCTCCCGGCTCCAGGACGGCGACCTCGACAAGGTCGTCCTCGCCCGCGACCTGCTGGCCGCGGCCAGCGCCCCGATCGACATCCGGGCCGTGCTGCGGCGGCTGGCCGCTGCGTACCCGACCTGCTGGACGTTCCACGTCGACGACCTCTTCGGCGCGACCCCAGAGCTGCTCGTGCGCCGCGAGCGTGGCCTGGTCACCTCCCGGGTGCTCGCTGGCACGATCTGGCCGACCGGAGAGGAAGCCCATTCGAAGGGATCCAGCGACCACGCCCTCGCGGCGTCGCTGGCCGAGTCGTCGAAGAACCTCGAGGAGCACGAGTACGCAGCCAGGTCGGTCGCCGACGCGCTCGAGCCGCACTGCTCCTCGATGAACGTGCCCGAGGCGCCCTTCGTGCTCAAGCTTCCGAACGTGATGCACCTGGCCACCGACATCACCGGCGTGGCCAGCGACGGCGTGAGCTCGCTCGATCTGGCGGCCGCGCTGCACCCCTCGGCCGCGGTCGGCGGCACCCCGCGCGAGGACGCCGTCGCGCTCATCGCCGAGATCGAGTCGATGGAACGTGCCCGCTACGCCGGGCCGGTCGGCTGGATGGACGCCACCGGCGACGGCGAGTGGGGCATCGCGCTGCGCTCGGCCGAGCTGATCGACGACCGCACCGCCCGCCTCTTCGCCGGCTGCGGCATCGTGGCCAGCTCCGACCCGGAGACCGAGCTGGCCGAGACCCAGGCCAAGTTCGTCCCCATCCGCGACGCGCTCTCCTGA
- a CDS encoding demethylmenaquinone methyltransferase codes for MTRADLDKQPGEVRRMFDAVAKRYDLTNDVLSLGQDRRWRREVIKAVAPKPSELVLDLAAGTGTSSQPFLDAGADVVPTDFSIGMLRVGKEAKPHLPFTAGDGTKLPYRDGTFDAVTISFGLRNIVDPEAGLRELRRVTRPGGRIVVCEFSHPTWKPFRTVYVEYLMRALPPVARAVSSSPEAYVYLAESIRAWPDQAGLADMLSSAGWQSPTWTNLSAGIVALHHATA; via the coding sequence GTGACCCGAGCAGATCTGGACAAGCAGCCCGGCGAGGTTCGTCGCATGTTCGACGCGGTGGCCAAGCGCTACGACCTCACCAACGACGTACTCTCGCTCGGCCAGGACCGACGCTGGCGACGCGAGGTCATCAAGGCCGTCGCCCCGAAGCCGAGCGAGCTCGTGCTCGACCTCGCCGCCGGCACCGGCACCTCGTCCCAGCCGTTCTTGGACGCCGGCGCCGACGTGGTCCCCACCGACTTCTCGATCGGCATGCTCCGGGTCGGCAAGGAGGCGAAGCCGCACCTGCCGTTCACGGCCGGTGACGGCACCAAGCTGCCTTACCGCGACGGGACCTTCGACGCGGTGACGATCTCGTTCGGCCTGCGCAACATCGTCGACCCCGAGGCCGGCCTGCGTGAGCTGCGCCGGGTCACCCGACCTGGCGGACGGATCGTGGTCTGCGAGTTCTCGCACCCAACCTGGAAGCCGTTCCGGACGGTCTACGTCGAATATCTGATGAGGGCGCTTCCGCCGGTCGCGCGAGCGGTGTCTTCCTCCCCGGAAGCGTACGTCTATCTCGCCGAGTCGATCCGGGCATGGCCCGACCAGGCAGGTCTCGCCGACATGCTGTCCTCAGCAGGTTGGCAGTCGCCGACGTGGACGAATCTCTCAGCCGGGATCGTCGCTCTTCATCACGCAACCGCTTGA
- a CDS encoding ankyrin repeat domain-containing protein: MTTTLPWDGILMPREAYGPAAVKARDSLTDAAAQGDWRRALSQVRNDYTVGVNTWKIGGESMFTPLHHAAYLGAPRETVQELLALGGVRSLPTAHGETPYQLAQRRGHEHLLDMLDPYFRPGTPLGDNLDGVNQHVNTTLAELTAEFRGEHQLRTFDVRLISEEGGPDEAWFTAPGMYGGIRIGMFWGRAHLEYNSRLGDSYAVVGPEGSAYVSRSRRALPAR, from the coding sequence ATGACCACGACGTTGCCATGGGACGGCATCTTGATGCCTCGCGAGGCCTACGGCCCCGCAGCGGTCAAGGCCAGGGACTCGCTCACCGATGCGGCCGCGCAGGGAGACTGGCGCCGGGCGCTCTCGCAGGTGCGCAACGACTACACCGTCGGAGTGAACACCTGGAAGATCGGCGGCGAGTCGATGTTCACGCCGCTCCACCACGCCGCCTACCTCGGTGCGCCGCGGGAGACGGTCCAGGAGCTGCTCGCGCTGGGTGGCGTCAGGTCTCTGCCCACCGCCCACGGCGAGACGCCCTACCAGCTCGCCCAGCGCCGCGGTCACGAGCACCTGCTCGACATGCTCGACCCCTACTTCCGCCCGGGCACGCCGCTCGGTGACAACCTCGATGGCGTCAACCAGCACGTGAACACGACGCTCGCCGAGCTGACCGCCGAGTTCCGAGGCGAGCACCAGCTGCGTACGTTCGACGTCCGGCTCATCTCCGAGGAGGGCGGTCCCGACGAGGCCTGGTTCACCGCTCCCGGGATGTACGGCGGCATCCGGATCGGCATGTTCTGGGGCCGCGCCCACCTGGAGTACAACTCCCGTCTGGGCGACTCCTACGCCGTCGTCGGCCCGGAGGGCTCCGCCTACGTGAGCCGCTCCAGGCGCGCCCTCCCGGCTCGCTGA
- a CDS encoding HD domain-containing protein — MADAHEDLIIDLNPLPDEIGGRLRAQLEFIAEADKLKTILRASPLAAADRRENDAEHSWHLALMVLLLAEYADEPIDVGHAIKLVIIHDMVEIYAGDSPVFDPTAVVDQVEREIAAADRLFTMLPPDQAGEIRALWDEFEAAQTPEARFCKAMDRLEPMLLNWLNRGGTWGMPGATESRVRAREAGVVAASTTLGAATDAIVRAGLANGWIRPDPD; from the coding sequence ATGGCTGACGCTCACGAGGATCTGATCATCGACCTGAACCCGCTCCCCGACGAGATCGGTGGGAGGCTGCGGGCTCAGCTGGAGTTCATCGCCGAGGCCGACAAGCTGAAGACGATCCTGCGTGCCTCACCGCTGGCCGCGGCCGACCGCCGCGAGAACGACGCCGAGCACTCCTGGCACCTGGCGCTGATGGTGCTGCTGCTCGCGGAGTACGCCGACGAGCCGATCGACGTCGGGCACGCGATCAAGCTCGTGATCATCCACGACATGGTCGAGATCTACGCCGGCGACAGCCCGGTCTTCGACCCGACTGCGGTCGTCGACCAGGTCGAGCGTGAGATCGCCGCCGCAGACCGCCTCTTCACGATGCTCCCGCCTGATCAGGCGGGGGAGATCCGGGCGCTGTGGGACGAGTTCGAGGCCGCCCAGACCCCCGAGGCACGCTTCTGCAAGGCCATGGACCGCCTCGAGCCGATGCTTCTCAACTGGCTCAACCGCGGTGGCACCTGGGGCATGCCCGGTGCGACCGAGTCCCGGGTCCGTGCTCGCGAGGCCGGCGTCGTCGCCGCCTCGACCACCCTTGGTGCCGCCACCGACGCCATCGTCCGTGCGGGGCTCGCCAACGGCTGGATCCGCCCCGATCCCGACTGA
- a CDS encoding NADH-quinone oxidoreductase subunit A → MELYVPVLALAGLATLFAVGSVIMSSVVGPRRANQAKADPYECGIEATPQALGGRFPVKYYITAMLFIIFDIEIIFLYPWAVRFDAMGWFGLAEMGLFLLTVFVAYAYVWRRGGLDWD, encoded by the coding sequence ATGGAGCTCTACGTGCCGGTGCTCGCGTTGGCGGGACTGGCGACGCTCTTCGCGGTCGGTTCGGTGATCATGAGCTCGGTCGTCGGACCGAGACGTGCCAACCAAGCCAAGGCGGATCCCTACGAGTGCGGGATCGAGGCCACGCCTCAGGCGCTGGGCGGTCGCTTCCCGGTGAAGTACTACATCACCGCGATGCTCTTCATCATCTTCGACATCGAGATCATCTTTCTCTACCCGTGGGCCGTCAGGTTCGACGCGATGGGATGGTTCGGCCTCGCGGAGATGGGCCTGTTCCTGCTGACGGTGTTCGTGGCGTACGCCTATGTGTGGCGCCGCGGCGGATTGGACTGGGACTGA
- a CDS encoding NuoB/complex I 20 kDa subunit family protein has product MGLEEKLPSGVLLTTVEGMAGYFRKASLWPATFGLACCAIEMMTSGGPKYDLARYGMEVFRASPRQADLMIVAGRVSQKMAPVLRQIYDQMPEPKWVLAMGVCASSGGMFNNYAIVQGVDHIVPVDMYLPGCPPRPEMLIDAILKLHDKIQGTSLGVNAEREEVVNETAALRQLPLIDQTGLLR; this is encoded by the coding sequence ATGGGTCTCGAAGAAAAGCTTCCCTCCGGCGTACTTCTGACCACGGTCGAAGGAATGGCCGGATACTTCCGCAAGGCGAGCCTGTGGCCGGCGACGTTCGGGCTGGCCTGCTGCGCCATCGAGATGATGACGAGCGGCGGGCCTAAGTACGACCTGGCCAGATACGGCATGGAGGTCTTCCGCGCCTCGCCGCGCCAGGCCGACCTGATGATCGTGGCGGGCCGGGTGAGCCAGAAGATGGCGCCGGTCCTGCGCCAGATCTACGACCAGATGCCCGAGCCGAAGTGGGTGCTCGCGATGGGCGTCTGCGCCAGCAGCGGCGGCATGTTCAACAACTACGCGATCGTCCAGGGCGTCGACCACATCGTGCCCGTCGACATGTATCTCCCCGGCTGCCCGCCGCGGCCCGAGATGCTGATCGACGCGATCCTCAAGCTCCACGACAAGATCCAGGGCACCTCGCTGGGCGTCAACGCCGAGCGCGAGGAGGTCGTCAACGAGACCGCCGCGCTGCGCCAGCTGCCGCTGATCGACCAGACGGGACTCCTGAGGTGA